A single Chloroflexota bacterium DNA region contains:
- a CDS encoding DUF3179 domain-containing protein: protein MCNSGIVYSAKVNGEPTTFGTSGLLYRSNKVMYDRQTDTLWSQLLGVPIVGELVGSGAKLDYFPVALTTWGEWRAEHPDTKVLSRETGYYAPRMYESEDDSRSIYHAYRADPETMFPIWNRDERLAPKRLVLGVSVGEERKAYSIDALQQARVVNDSVGGVDMVIVGSSLSSDALAFRTEGMQFTLPDNAPDSLPTTLIDDTGAIWQINRDSLSMHDDPTRTLPLHPANISFWFGWYITYPDTLLWQ, encoded by the coding sequence TCGGCACATCCGGCTTGCTCTACCGCAGCAACAAGGTGATGTACGACCGCCAAACCGATACGCTCTGGAGCCAACTTCTCGGCGTGCCGATAGTAGGCGAACTGGTAGGCAGCGGCGCCAAATTGGACTACTTCCCCGTCGCGCTCACCACTTGGGGCGAATGGCGCGCCGAGCATCCGGACACTAAAGTGCTGTCGCGCGAAACCGGCTACTACGCGCCGCGTATGTACGAAAGCGAGGACGACAGCCGCTCCATATACCACGCCTACCGAGCGGACCCGGAGACGATGTTCCCGATATGGAATCGCGACGAACGCCTTGCTCCCAAGCGGCTTGTTCTGGGCGTGTCCGTAGGTGAAGAGCGCAAGGCATATTCCATAGACGCACTGCAGCAAGCGCGTGTGGTCAATGACAGCGTTGGTGGCGTGGATATGGTCATCGTGGGGTCATCGCTGTCATCGGACGCGCTCGCATTCCGCACGGAAGGCATGCAGTTCACGCTGCCGGACAACGCGCCCGACAGCTTGCCCACCACGCTAATCGACGACACCGGCGCCATCTGGCAAATCAACCGCGACTCGCTATCGATGCACGACGACCCAACCCGCACACTGCCGCTGCATCCGGCAAACATATCCTTCTGGTTCGGCTGGTACATTACGTACCCGGATACGCTATTATGGCAATGA